Proteins co-encoded in one Myotis daubentonii chromosome 8, mMyoDau2.1, whole genome shotgun sequence genomic window:
- the TSHZ2 gene encoding teashirt homolog 2 isoform X1: protein MPRRKQQAPKRAAGYAQEEQLKDQEEIKEEEEEEEDSGSVVQLQSSNDPGTDEELDMGPEPKGCFSYQNSPGSHLSNQDAESESLLSDASDPVSDVKSVCGRDAPDKTAGARPKLPGEAHNCMDKMTAVYANILSDSYWSGLGLGFKLSHSDRRHCDTRNGGSKTDFDWHQDALSKSLQQNLPSRSVSKPSLFSSVQLYRQSSKACGSVFTGASRFRCRQCSAAYDTLVELTVHMNETGHYQDDNRKKDKLRPLSYSKPRKRAFQDMDKEDAQKVLKCMFCGDSFDSLQDLSVHMIKTKHYQKVPLKEPVPTISSKMVAPAKKRVFDVNRPCSPDSTTGSFADSFSSPKSSSLQLSSNNRYGYQNGASYTWQFEACKSQILKCMECGSSHDTLQQLTTHMMVTGHFLKVTSSASKKGKQLVLDPLAVEKMQSLSDAPNSDSLAPKPSSNSASDCAASTTEIKKESKKEKPEEANQEEKAVKSEDYEDPLQKPLDPTIKYQYLREEDLEDGSKGGGDILKSLENTVTTAINKAQNGAPSWSAYPSIHAAYQLSEGTKASLPLGSQVLQMRPNLTNKLRPIAPKWKVMPLVSVPTNLAPYTQVKKEPEDREEMVKECGKESPREEASSFSHNEGESCSNSEPPSESKKAEPCPPKEEDKPMKEGGEKENPQPLEPASPLSNGCALANHASALPCINPLSALQSVLNNHLGKATEPLRSPSCSSPSSSTISMFHKSSLSVMDKPALSPATARPASVSRRYLFENNDQPIDLTKSKSKKAESLQAQSCTSPPQKHALSDIADMVKVLPKATTPKPAASSRVPPVKLEVDVRRFEDVSSEVSTLHKRKGRQSNWNPQHLLILQAQFASSLFQTSEGKYLLSDLGPQERMQISKFTGLSMTTISHWLANVKYQLRKTGGTKFLKNMDKGHPIFYCSDCASQFRTPSTYISHLESHLGFQMKDMTRMAVEQQGKVDQEISRVSSAQRSPETIAGEEDTDSKFKCKLCSRTFVSKHAVKLHLSKTHSKSPEHHSQFVTDVDEE, encoded by the coding sequence GCTATGCCCAGGAGGAGCAGCTGAAGGACCAGGAGGAgataaaagaggaagaggaggaggaggaagacagcGGTTCCGTGGTTCAACTCCAGAGCAGCAATGACCCCGGGACAGACGAGGAGCTAGACATGGGCCCGGAGCCAAAGGGCTGCTTCAGCTACCAGAACTCCCCAGGCAGCCACTTGTCCAACCAGGACGCGGAGAGCGAGTCTCTGCTGAGCGACGCCAGTGACCCCGTGTCCGACGTCAAGAGCGTGTGCGGCCGGGATGCCCCGGACAAGACAGCCGGCGCTCGGCCCAAGCTGCCCGGGGAAGCCCACAACTGCATGGACAAAATGACGGCCGTCTACGCCAACATCTTGTCTGATTCCTACTGgtcgggcctgggcctgggctttaAGCTGTCCCACAGCGACAGGCGGCATTGTGACACCCGAAACGGCGGCAGCAAGACGGATTTTGATTGGCACCAAGACGCTCTGTCCAAAAGCCTGCAGCAGAACCTGCCCTCCAGGTCCGTGTCGAAGCCCAGCCTGTTCAGCTCGGTGCAGCTGTACCGGCAGAGCAGCAAGGCGTGCGGGAGCGTCTTCACCGGGGCCAGCAGGTTCCGCTGCCGCCAGTGCAGCGCCGCCTACGACACCCTGGTCGAGCTGACCGTGCACATGAACGAGACGGGCCACTACCAAGACGACAACCGCAAAAAGGACAAGCTTCGGCCCCTGAGCTACTCCAAGCCCCGCAAGCGGGCCTTCCAGGACATGGACAAGGAGGACGCCCAGAAGGTGCTGAAGTGCATGTTCTGTGGCGACTCTTTCGACTCCCTCCAGGATTTGAGCGTCCACATGATCAAAACGAAACATTACCAAAAAGTGCCTTTGAAGGAGCCAGTCCCCACAATTTCATCAAAAATGGTTGCTCCGGCGAAGAAACGTGTCTTTGATGTCAACCGGCCGTGTTCCCCGGACTCCACCACGGGGTCGTTCGCGGACTCGTTTTCGTCCCCGAAGAGCAGCAGCCTGCAGCTGTCCTCCAACAACCGCTACGGCTACCAGAACGGCGCCAGCTACACCTGGCAGTTCGAGGCCTGCAAGTCCCAGATCCTAAAGTGCATGGAGTGTGGGAGCTCCCACGACACCTTGCAGCAGCTCACCACCCACATGATGGTCACAGGtcactttctcaaggtcaccagCTCTGCCTCCAAGAAAGGGAAGCAGCTGGTGTTAGACCCGCTGGCGGTGGAGAAAATGCAGTCTTTGTCGGACGCGCCGAACAGCGATTCTCTGGCTCCCAAGCCATCAAGTAACTCAGCTTCCGACTGTGCAGCTTCCACGACTGAGATAAAGAAGGAGAGTAAGAAAGAAAAGCCAGAGGAGGCCAACCAGGAGGAGAAAGCCGTGAAAAGCGAGGACTATGAAGACCCTCTACAAAAGCCTTTAGACCCCACAATAAAGTATCAGTACCTGCGGGAGGAGGATCTGGAAGACGGCTCCAAGGGTGGAGGGGACATCCTGAAGTCACTGGAAAACACTGTCACCACCGCCATCAACAAGGCCCAGAATGGGGCTCCCAGCTGGAGCGCGTACCCCAGCATCCACGCCGCCTACCAGCTGTCGGAGGGCACCAAGGCCTCCTTGCCTCTGGGCTCCCAGGTGCTGCAGATGCGGCCTAACCTCACCAACAAGTTGAGGCCGATTGCTCCCAAGTGGAAAGTCATGCCCCTGGTTTCCGTGCCCACGAACCTGGCCCCGTACACTCAAGTGAAGAAGGAGCCAGAAGACAGAGAGGAAATGGTGAAGGAGTGCGGGAAGGAAAGTCCCCGCGAAGAGGCATCATCTTTCAGCCACAATGAGGGCGAGTCCTGCTCCAACAGCGAACCCCCTTCCGAATCCAAAAAGGCTGAGCCTTGTCCCCCAAAGGAGGAGGACAAGCCGATGAAAGAGGGCGGTGAGAAGGAAAATCCCCAGCCTCTGGAGCCCGCGTCTCCCCTCAGCAACGGGTGCGCCCTCGCCAACCACGCGTCGGCCCTGCCGTGCATCAACCCGCTGAGCGCGCTGCAGTCCGTCCTGAACAACCACCTGGGCAAAGCCACGGAGCCCCTGCGCTCCCcttcctgctccagccccagctcaaGCACAATCTCTATGTTTCACAAGTCGAGTCTCAGTGTCATGGACAAGCCGGCCTTGAGTCCTGCCACCGCGAGGCCGGCCAGCGTGTCCAGGCGCTACCTGTTTGAGAACAACGATCAGCCCATCGACCTGACCAAGTCCAAAAGCAAGAAAGCCGAGTCCTTGCAAGCACAATCCTGCACGTCCCCGCCTCAGAAGCATGCTCTGTCTGACATCGCCGACATGGTCAAAGTCCTCCCCAAAGCCACCACCCCGAAGCCCGCCGCTTCCTCCAGGGTCCCGCCCGTGAAGCTGGAAGTGGACGTCAGGCGCTTCGAGGATGTCTCCAGTGAAGTCTCGACGTTGCATAAAAGAAAGGGCCGGCAGTCCAACTGGAACCCTCAGCACCTTCTGATCCTGCAGGCTCAGTTTGCCTCCAGCCTCTTCCAGACGTCGGAGGGCAAGTACCTGCTGTCCGACCTGGGCCCCCAAGAGCGAATGCAGATCTCAAAGTTTACGGGACTCTCGATGACCACCATCAGCCACTGGCTGGCCAACGTCAAGTACCAGCTTAGAAAAACGGGAGGGACGAAATTTCTGAAAAACATGGACAAAGGCCACCCCATCTTTTATTGTAGTGACTGTGCCTCCCAGTTTAGAACCCCTTCTACCTACATCAGCCACTTAGAATCTCACCTCGGTTTCCAAATGAAGGACATGACCCGCATGGCCGTGGAGCAGCAAGGCAAGGTGGACCAAGAGATCTCCCGGGTGTCGTCGGCTCAGAGGTCTCCGGAAACCATAGCTGGCGAAGAGGACACAGACTCTAAGTTCAAGTGTAAGTTGTGCTCTCGGACATTTGTGAGCAAACATGCAGTAAAACTCCACCTAAGCAAAACGCACAGCAAGTCACCCGAACACCACTCTCAGTTTGTAACAGACGTGGACGAAGAATAG
- the TSHZ2 gene encoding teashirt homolog 2 isoform X2, producing the protein MPRRKQQAPKRAAGYAQEEQLKDQEEIKEEEEEEEDSGSVVQLQSSNDPGTDEELDMGPEPKGCFSYQNSPGSHLSNQDAESESLLSDASDPVSDVKSVCGRDAPDKTAGARPKLPGEAHNCMDKMTAVYANILSDSYWSGLGLGFKLSHSDRRHCDTRNGGSKTDFDWHQDALSKSLQQNLPSRSVSKPSLFSSVQLYRQSSKACGSVFTGASRFRCRQCSAAYDTLVELTVHMNETGHYQDDNRKKDKLRPLSYSKPRKRAFQDMDKEDAQKVLKCMFCGDSFDSLQDLSVHMIKTKHYQKVPLKEPVPTISSKMVAPAKKRVFDVNRPCSPDSTTGSFADSFSSPKSSSLQLSSNNRYGYQNGASYTWQFEACKSQILKCMECGSSHDTLQQLTTHMMVTGHFLKVTSSASKKGKQLVLDPLAVEKMQSLSDAPNSDSLAPKPSSNSASDCAASTTEIKKESKKEKPEEANQEEKAVKSEDYEDPLQKPLDPTIKYQYLREEDLEDGSKGGGDILKSLENTVTTAINKAQNGAPSWSAYPSIHAAYQLSEGTKASLPLGSQVLQMRPNLTNKLRPIAPKWKVMPLVSVPTNLAPYTQVKKEPEDREEMVKECGKESPREEASSFSHNEGESCSNSEPPSESKKAEPCPPKEEDKPMKEGGEKENPQPLEPASPLSNGCALANHASALPCINPLSALQSVLNNHLGKATEPLRSPSCSSPSSSTISMFHKSSLSVMDKPALSPATARPASVSRRYLFENNDQPIDLTKSKSKKAESLQAQSCTSPPQKHALSDIADMVKVLPKATTPKPAASSRVPPVKLEVDVRRFEDVSSEVSTLHKRKGRQSNWNPQHLLILQAQFASSLFQTSEGKYLLSDLGPQERMQISKFTGLSMTTISHWLANVKYQLRKTGGTKFLKNMDKGHPIFYCSDCASQFRTPSTYISHLESHLGFQMKDMTRMAVEQQGKVDQEISRVSSAQRSPETIAGEEDTDSKFK; encoded by the coding sequence GCTATGCCCAGGAGGAGCAGCTGAAGGACCAGGAGGAgataaaagaggaagaggaggaggaggaagacagcGGTTCCGTGGTTCAACTCCAGAGCAGCAATGACCCCGGGACAGACGAGGAGCTAGACATGGGCCCGGAGCCAAAGGGCTGCTTCAGCTACCAGAACTCCCCAGGCAGCCACTTGTCCAACCAGGACGCGGAGAGCGAGTCTCTGCTGAGCGACGCCAGTGACCCCGTGTCCGACGTCAAGAGCGTGTGCGGCCGGGATGCCCCGGACAAGACAGCCGGCGCTCGGCCCAAGCTGCCCGGGGAAGCCCACAACTGCATGGACAAAATGACGGCCGTCTACGCCAACATCTTGTCTGATTCCTACTGgtcgggcctgggcctgggctttaAGCTGTCCCACAGCGACAGGCGGCATTGTGACACCCGAAACGGCGGCAGCAAGACGGATTTTGATTGGCACCAAGACGCTCTGTCCAAAAGCCTGCAGCAGAACCTGCCCTCCAGGTCCGTGTCGAAGCCCAGCCTGTTCAGCTCGGTGCAGCTGTACCGGCAGAGCAGCAAGGCGTGCGGGAGCGTCTTCACCGGGGCCAGCAGGTTCCGCTGCCGCCAGTGCAGCGCCGCCTACGACACCCTGGTCGAGCTGACCGTGCACATGAACGAGACGGGCCACTACCAAGACGACAACCGCAAAAAGGACAAGCTTCGGCCCCTGAGCTACTCCAAGCCCCGCAAGCGGGCCTTCCAGGACATGGACAAGGAGGACGCCCAGAAGGTGCTGAAGTGCATGTTCTGTGGCGACTCTTTCGACTCCCTCCAGGATTTGAGCGTCCACATGATCAAAACGAAACATTACCAAAAAGTGCCTTTGAAGGAGCCAGTCCCCACAATTTCATCAAAAATGGTTGCTCCGGCGAAGAAACGTGTCTTTGATGTCAACCGGCCGTGTTCCCCGGACTCCACCACGGGGTCGTTCGCGGACTCGTTTTCGTCCCCGAAGAGCAGCAGCCTGCAGCTGTCCTCCAACAACCGCTACGGCTACCAGAACGGCGCCAGCTACACCTGGCAGTTCGAGGCCTGCAAGTCCCAGATCCTAAAGTGCATGGAGTGTGGGAGCTCCCACGACACCTTGCAGCAGCTCACCACCCACATGATGGTCACAGGtcactttctcaaggtcaccagCTCTGCCTCCAAGAAAGGGAAGCAGCTGGTGTTAGACCCGCTGGCGGTGGAGAAAATGCAGTCTTTGTCGGACGCGCCGAACAGCGATTCTCTGGCTCCCAAGCCATCAAGTAACTCAGCTTCCGACTGTGCAGCTTCCACGACTGAGATAAAGAAGGAGAGTAAGAAAGAAAAGCCAGAGGAGGCCAACCAGGAGGAGAAAGCCGTGAAAAGCGAGGACTATGAAGACCCTCTACAAAAGCCTTTAGACCCCACAATAAAGTATCAGTACCTGCGGGAGGAGGATCTGGAAGACGGCTCCAAGGGTGGAGGGGACATCCTGAAGTCACTGGAAAACACTGTCACCACCGCCATCAACAAGGCCCAGAATGGGGCTCCCAGCTGGAGCGCGTACCCCAGCATCCACGCCGCCTACCAGCTGTCGGAGGGCACCAAGGCCTCCTTGCCTCTGGGCTCCCAGGTGCTGCAGATGCGGCCTAACCTCACCAACAAGTTGAGGCCGATTGCTCCCAAGTGGAAAGTCATGCCCCTGGTTTCCGTGCCCACGAACCTGGCCCCGTACACTCAAGTGAAGAAGGAGCCAGAAGACAGAGAGGAAATGGTGAAGGAGTGCGGGAAGGAAAGTCCCCGCGAAGAGGCATCATCTTTCAGCCACAATGAGGGCGAGTCCTGCTCCAACAGCGAACCCCCTTCCGAATCCAAAAAGGCTGAGCCTTGTCCCCCAAAGGAGGAGGACAAGCCGATGAAAGAGGGCGGTGAGAAGGAAAATCCCCAGCCTCTGGAGCCCGCGTCTCCCCTCAGCAACGGGTGCGCCCTCGCCAACCACGCGTCGGCCCTGCCGTGCATCAACCCGCTGAGCGCGCTGCAGTCCGTCCTGAACAACCACCTGGGCAAAGCCACGGAGCCCCTGCGCTCCCcttcctgctccagccccagctcaaGCACAATCTCTATGTTTCACAAGTCGAGTCTCAGTGTCATGGACAAGCCGGCCTTGAGTCCTGCCACCGCGAGGCCGGCCAGCGTGTCCAGGCGCTACCTGTTTGAGAACAACGATCAGCCCATCGACCTGACCAAGTCCAAAAGCAAGAAAGCCGAGTCCTTGCAAGCACAATCCTGCACGTCCCCGCCTCAGAAGCATGCTCTGTCTGACATCGCCGACATGGTCAAAGTCCTCCCCAAAGCCACCACCCCGAAGCCCGCCGCTTCCTCCAGGGTCCCGCCCGTGAAGCTGGAAGTGGACGTCAGGCGCTTCGAGGATGTCTCCAGTGAAGTCTCGACGTTGCATAAAAGAAAGGGCCGGCAGTCCAACTGGAACCCTCAGCACCTTCTGATCCTGCAGGCTCAGTTTGCCTCCAGCCTCTTCCAGACGTCGGAGGGCAAGTACCTGCTGTCCGACCTGGGCCCCCAAGAGCGAATGCAGATCTCAAAGTTTACGGGACTCTCGATGACCACCATCAGCCACTGGCTGGCCAACGTCAAGTACCAGCTTAGAAAAACGGGAGGGACGAAATTTCTGAAAAACATGGACAAAGGCCACCCCATCTTTTATTGTAGTGACTGTGCCTCCCAGTTTAGAACCCCTTCTACCTACATCAGCCACTTAGAATCTCACCTCGGTTTCCAAATGAAGGACATGACCCGCATGGCCGTGGAGCAGCAAGGCAAGGTGGACCAAGAGATCTCCCGGGTGTCGTCGGCTCAGAGGTCTCCGGAAACCATAGCTGGCGAAGAGGACACAGACTCTAAGTTCAAGT